A genomic segment from Armatimonadia bacterium encodes:
- the thyX gene encoding FAD-dependent thymidylate synthase, with translation MGQVAPHVTLVRHTPDAEGIVAAAAKLCYAADPAGLLRQEPEGARRFVARLREMGHLSPIEHMVFTFYLEGVSRAMSHQLVRHRLASYSQRSQRYVDHEGFDYIVPPQLAGHTVNTPDGPIAATEYFAATMRLIAERYAVLNDALGRRGEASNEDARYVLPNACETKLFVTMNARELLHLLEERLCLRAQWEIRDVAEQMLSCVRDVCPSVFAGAGPKCLRHGGCPEGKMSCGQYAEMVERYAVGASASMRRARDTRAE, from the coding sequence ATGGGGCAAGTCGCCCCCCACGTCACCCTGGTCCGCCACACCCCGGACGCTGAGGGAATCGTGGCCGCCGCCGCCAAGCTCTGTTACGCCGCAGACCCCGCCGGCCTGCTTCGGCAGGAGCCCGAGGGCGCCCGCCGGTTCGTAGCCCGGCTCAGGGAGATGGGCCACCTGAGCCCCATCGAGCACATGGTCTTCACGTTCTACTTGGAGGGAGTGTCGCGGGCCATGAGTCACCAACTGGTCCGCCACCGCCTCGCCAGTTACTCGCAGCGCAGCCAGCGCTACGTGGACCACGAGGGCTTCGATTACATCGTGCCCCCTCAGCTTGCGGGCCACACGGTGAACACGCCTGACGGCCCCATTGCCGCCACCGAGTACTTCGCCGCGACGATGAGGCTGATCGCCGAGCGCTACGCCGTTCTCAACGACGCCCTGGGCCGCCGCGGCGAGGCGAGCAATGAGGATGCGCGCTATGTGCTGCCCAACGCGTGCGAGACGAAGCTGTTCGTCACCATGAACGCCCGCGAGCTGCTGCACTTGCTCGAGGAGCGGCTCTGTCTGCGCGCACAGTGGGAGATCCGCGACGTAGCCGAGCAGATGCTGAGCTGCGTCCGCGACGTGTGTCCCTCAGTCTTCGCCGGGGCCGGCCCCAAGTGCCTGCGTCACGGCGGTTGTCCCGAGGGCAAGATGAGCTGCGGTCAGTACGCCGAGATGGTCGAACGGTATGCCGTCGGCGCCTCGGCGAGCATGAGAAGGGCGCGCGACACCCGCGCTGAGTGA
- a CDS encoding prepilin-type N-terminal cleavage/methylation domain-containing protein, which produces MRRVHGFTLIELLVVIAIIAILAAILFPVFSRAREKARQASCVSNLRQLAMANLQYANDNDGYFVAGAPDIYEGFGGRRRWHGVRQSPTVGGGIFKPELGPLWPYMKNSQIKECPSFRDYVRKGDGSVNDFEAGCGGYGYNNEFVGSSAWRSDWGGALPPAHDAEVADPSGTFMFCDCAFLQFYPNTFAIEYSFMEPPYWSFYALNWGFWFRPEPSIHFRHNGMANFAFMDGHVKALPRGVIKEGGSVYGGTASDVAAFGNGWPAPDDFTDWDLQ; this is translated from the coding sequence ATGCGACGCGTACATGGCTTTACCCTCATCGAACTCCTTGTTGTGATCGCGATCATCGCGATCCTCGCCGCGATCTTGTTCCCTGTCTTTTCCAGAGCTCGCGAGAAGGCGCGCCAGGCCAGCTGCGTCTCCAACCTCCGCCAGCTCGCTATGGCCAACCTCCAGTATGCCAATGACAACGACGGGTACTTCGTGGCCGGGGCGCCAGATATCTACGAAGGCTTTGGAGGCCGCCGCCGCTGGCATGGGGTTCGCCAGTCGCCGACGGTGGGCGGTGGTATCTTCAAGCCCGAGCTCGGCCCGCTGTGGCCCTACATGAAGAACTCTCAGATCAAAGAGTGCCCGAGCTTCCGGGATTATGTGCGCAAGGGCGACGGTTCGGTCAACGATTTCGAAGCCGGCTGCGGGGGCTACGGCTACAACAATGAGTTCGTCGGCTCCTCGGCATGGCGCTCGGACTGGGGTGGCGCTCTGCCCCCGGCCCATGACGCGGAGGTAGCTGATCCATCCGGTACCTTCATGTTCTGTGACTGCGCCTTCCTGCAGTTCTACCCCAATACCTTCGCCATCGAGTACTCCTTCATGGAGCCGCCGTACTGGTCGTTCTACGCGCTCAACTGGGGATTCTGGTTCCGCCCTGAGCCCTCCATCCATTTCCGGCACAACGGCATGGCCAACTTCGCCTTCATGGACGGGCACGTCAAGGCCCTGCCCCGCGGGGTCATCAAGGAGGGCGGCTCCGTCTATGGGGGCACCGCTTCTGACGTGGCAGCCTTCGGCAACGGCTGGCCGGCGCCCGACGACTTCACCGATTGGGACCTACAGTGA